From a single Anomaloglossus baeobatrachus isolate aAnoBae1 chromosome 8, aAnoBae1.hap1, whole genome shotgun sequence genomic region:
- the LOC142249567 gene encoding uncharacterized protein LOC142249567, translated as MESSFALWETDVPSDTGSEPVTLPIEDEIIMDQERPISLIEDTTQLFENSLEIKMRDMMNLDTTGQDFVILQPSQVGTCGRDEEFTLEEEPKMCNERTATYWTGGGAENLNEEFPTFLDDTKLDVEETDPRLTEQMEPVQNNARIYLPLKKTLRNLRLLDLKLRYNNEQLSHPERSASHCNNDSSSDESDSKFPEPRKREENPEGKEAENSYLIHLLSQCQYKLEEMEELRHYCRNVSNHLWEAQETIEYFKEKIAELHRENVRKEEDIFLLTEEVIKYRSLLHQKWEKTTEVTPQIGDHGEPRPSRHEFASIYKINDRLAEHSPPVEKNNSNICLIL; from the exons ATGGAAAGCTCCTTTGCTTTGTGGGAAACGGATGTCCCCTCCGATACTGGATCTGAGCCTGTTACTCTACCGATAGAAGATGAGATAATCATGGACCAAGAACGTCCAATATCCCTAATTGAGGACACAACACAACTTTTTGAAAATTCACTGGAAATAAAAATGAGGGACATGATGAATCTGGACACTACTGGCCAAGATTTTGTGATTCTTCAACCTTCTCAAGTAGGAACATGTGGGAGAGACGAAGAGTTTACATTGGAGGAAGAACCCAAAATGTGCAATGAAAGGACGGCCACGTACTGGACGGGTGGAGGAGCCGAGAACCTCAACGAGGAGTTTCCAACATTCCTAGATGACACAAAGTTGGACGTTGAGGAGACAGATCCCCGACTAACAGAACAAATGGAACCAGTGCAGAACAACGCTCGAATCTACCTTCCACTGAAGAAAACTCTCAGAAACCTCAGACTCCTTGACTTGAAGCTGAGATACAATAATGAACAGCTATCACATCCCGAGCGCTCAGCGTCACATTGTAATAATGACTCAAGCTCAGACGAAAGTGACtcaaagtttccagagccaagaaaGCGGGAGGAAAATCCAGAGGGAAAAGAGGCAGAAAACTCCTACCTGATCCATCTTTTGTCCCAGTGTCAGTACAAGCTGGAAGAGATGGAGGAGCTGAGACATTACTGCAGGAACGTCTCCAACCAT TTATGGGAAGCTCAGGAAACCATCGAGTATTTCAAAGAAAAAATAGCCGAACTTCACAGAGAAAATGTAAGAAAAGAAGAAGACATCTTCCTGCTGACAGAAGAGGTTATAAAGTACCGGAGCCTATTACACCAGAAATGGGAGAAAACCACAGAAGTGACCCCACAGATCGGAGACCACGGAGAGCCACGACCGTCCCGGCACGAGTTTGCCTCTATCTACAAGATAAACGACCGATTAGCAGAACATTCTCCACCCGTAGAAAAAAACAATTCCAACATCTGCCTGATTTTATGA